Proteins encoded by one window of Helicobacter pylori:
- a CDS encoding acyl-CoA thioesterase encodes MPQIQSSHSNHFDFTIDTADRTKLLMSYLVVPTTANFNNVMHGGELLNLLDKVAYVCSTRYCAKGTVTLSVDGVTFKYPIPVGNLLTFLASINYVGNTSCEVGIKVLSEDIKTREITHTNSCYFTMVAVENGKPTPMPKYEPKTEVEIRRYEGALKRKEMRTRGYLKSGKHESI; translated from the coding sequence ATGCCTCAAATACAATCATCGCATTCCAATCATTTTGATTTTACTATAGACACAGCGGATCGCACTAAATTATTGATGAGCTATTTAGTCGTGCCTACAACCGCTAATTTCAACAATGTCATGCATGGGGGGGAATTATTGAATTTATTGGATAAAGTGGCTTATGTGTGTTCGACTCGTTATTGCGCTAAAGGAACGGTCACTTTAAGCGTGGATGGGGTTACTTTTAAATACCCCATTCCTGTAGGGAATTTGCTCACTTTTTTAGCCAGCATCAATTATGTGGGCAACACCTCGTGCGAAGTGGGGATTAAGGTTTTGAGCGAAGATATTAAAACTCGTGAAATCACGCACACCAATTCATGCTATTTCACTATGGTGGCTGTAGAAAATGGCAAACCCACCCCCATGCCCAAATACGAGCCTAAAACAGAGGTTGAAATCCGCCGTTATGAAGGGGCTTTGAAGCGTAAGGAAATGCGCACACGAGGGTATTTGAAAAGCGGGAAACACGAGAGCATTTAA